The DNA region CGATCCGCTGGACTCGATTCAGCATGCTGAAAAACCGAAAGGAACGGTGAGATCCATGTCCGACAAGAAGCTAGGTCTCTTCTCCCTGGTGGCCCTGGTCATCGGGTCCATGATAGGGGCAGGGGTCTTCTCCCTCCCCTCCGACATAGCCCGCTCCGCCGGCCCGGGGGCCATCGCCCTGGGATGGCTCATAACCGGCATAGGCATGATCGCCCTGGCGCTGACATACCAGGCGCTGGCCAACCGCAAGCCCGAGCTGGATGGGGGCATCTACAGCTACGCCAAGGCGGGCTTCGGGGACTTCATCGGCTTCAACTCCGCCTGGGGCTACTGGCTAAGCGCCTGGCTGGGCAACGTGGCCTTCCTGGTCCTCCTCTTCGAAGCCATCGCCTACTTCTTCCCCGTATTCGAGAACAAGACCATGGCGGTGCTGGGCGCCTCGGTGATCCTCTGGGGCATCCACTTCCTGGTGCTACGGGGCGTCCGAGACGCGGCCATCGTCAACCTCATAACCACCGTTGGCAAGCTGGTGCCCATCATCTTCTTCGCCATCGTGGCGGTGATCAGCTTCAAGGCTGACATATTCAACGCGGACTTCTGGGGCACCGGCGGCGGCTTCGACATGGCCAAGGTTATGGAGCAGGTCCGGAGCACCATGATGGTCACCCTCTGGGTCTTCATCGGCGTCGAGGGAGCGGTGGTCCTCTCCGGCCGGGCGGAGCGCAAGTCCGACGTGGGTAAGGCCACGGTGCTGGGCCTGGTGGCCACCCTGGCCCTCTACGTGATCATCTCCCTGGCCTCCCTGGGGGTCATGCCCAAGGATGAGCTCACCAAGCTGGCCAACCCCACCACCGCCTACATCCTGAAGAGCGTGGTGGGCAACTGGGGGGCCACCCTGATCAACCTGGGGCTCATCATATCCCTCTCGGGGGCCACCCTTGGCTGGACCTTGCTGGCGGCGGAGATACCCTACGTGGCCGCCAAGGACAAGGTGCTCCCCTCCTTCTTCGCCAAGGAGAACGAGAACAAGGCCCCGGTCAACTCCCTCTGGATAACCAATGGGCTCATCCAGCTATTCCTCATAATCACCCTCTTCTCTGAGAGCACCTACCAGGCCCTCTACACCATCGCCAGCGCCGCCATCCTGGTCCCATACCTATTCAGCGCCCTCTACCAGCTGAAGCTGTCCTCCACCGGAGAGGGCTACGCCAGCGGCGAGTCCAAGGCCTTCGAGCTCTTCATCAGTGCCGTGGCGTCCGTCTACGCCCTGTGGCTCATCTACGCGGCGGGGCTGGAGTACCTGCTCATGTGCGCCATCCTCTACGCCCCGGGAGCCATCTTCTACTGGAAGGCCAAGAGGGAAGCGGGAGCAAAGGCCTTTGGCCCCATAGAGACCGTCCTCCTCATGGGACTGATGGCTGCGGCGGTGACCGCCATCTACCTCATGTCCAAGGGAGTCATAAGCCCCCTCTAAGGGCAAGGAGAAGCGTCAAAGACAGGACACTGGCAGGGGCCCCGGGAATTTCCCGGGGCCCCTCTTACAGCACCTGACTTCGACTACCTACAGGGTGACCTCCACCGCGTCCTCACCGGCATTCACCTTCTCCTTGGCGATCCTGACCGAACCGCCCTCCTTCAGGTTGGTGAAGATCACCGGGGTGATCACCGACGGGGCCTTCTGACCTATCACGTTCAGGTCCGCCTCCAGGATGAGCTGCCCCTTCTTTACCCGATCCCCCTGGGACACGTGGGCCACGAAGCCCTCGCCGTTCAGCTTCACCGTGTCTATTCCAACGTGGACCAGCACCTCCACCCCCTGATCGGACACTATCCCTAAGGCGTGCTTGGTGGGGAAGATCAAGGTCACCTTGCCGTCCACCGGGGAGAGCACCTTGCCGTCCTGGGGCACCACCGCGAAACCGTCCCCCACCATCCTCTCGCTGAAGGTCTTGTCCGGCACCTGGGAAAGGTCCACCAGCTTGCCCGCCATGGGGGAGGCCACGGACACGGTCTGCCGCTTGGGGGATCCCACCAGGTGCAGGATCTCCTCCTTGATCGCCTCCGAGGCGGTGCCGAAGATGGCCTGGAAGTTCCGGTCCACCTGCATGACCCCCGTGGCGCCCAGGGCCTTAAGCGCCTCCTTGTCCACCATCTTGGGGTCCCTGACGGATATCCTAAGCCTGGTTATGCAGGCGTCCAGCTTGTCCAGGTTGCCCGCCCCGCCCAGGGCCTCCAGCACCTTGCCCGCCAGCTCAGTGTTGGACCTGGAGGAGGAAACACCGTTGGACTCCTGCACGTCCTCCCTGCCGGGGGTCTTCAGGTCGAAGAAACGGATGAAGAAGGTAAATATGGCGTAGTAGGCCACCGCGAAGCAGAGCCCCACCAGCACCGCCACGTACCACCTCTCCTTGCCGGGCAGGATGCCGAAGAGGGCGAAATCGATGGCTCCGCCGGAGAAGGTGTAGCCCAGGTGGATCTTAAGGATGTAGAGGATGAGGAACGAGAGCCCGTCCAGGGCGGCGTGGATGAAGTAGAGGAGCGGAGAGGCAAAGAGGAAGGAGAACTCGATGGGCTCCGTTATGCCGGTGAGGAACGAGGTGAGCGCCGCGGAGGCCAGAAGCCCACCCACCAGCTTCCGGTTCTCCGGCTTGGCGTTCTGGTATATGGCCAGCGCCGCTGCGGGGAGCCCGAACATCATTATGGGGAACTCGCCCCCCAGGAAGAACCCGGCGGTGAGGGGCACCCCGTCCTTCAGCTGGGCAAAGAAGATGTTGATGTCCCCCCGGATCACCTGCCCCGCCAGGTTGGTGTACTCACCGAACTCGAACCAGAAGGGGGCGTAGAAGATGTGGTGAAGGCCGAAGGGGATCAGTAGCCTCTTGATCATACCGAACATGAAAACCGCAAGGGGCATGGCGGACCCCATGATGGCGCCAGAGAAGCCGTTGAGCCCCCTCTGGGCGAAGGGCCAGAGGAAGAACATGACGATCCCCAGGAGGAACCCGGCGAAGGCGCTGGCTATGGGGACGAACCGCTTGCCGGCGAAGAAGCCCAGGAACTGGGGCAACTCTATCTTGTAGAACCGGTCGTAGCACCAGGCCCCCACCAGGCCGCAAAGGATGCCCCCGAAGACCCCGGTCTGCAGGGTGGGGATCCCCATGACCAGCGCGTAGGCGGGGTTGTTCCCCTTGAGTACCATGTCGACCGTGAAGTCCCCTATGGCGCTCATGGTGGAGTTCATCACCAGGAAGCAAACGATGGAGGCCAACGCCGCCACCCCGGAGAGGCCCGTCAGCCCCACCGCAACACCCACCGCGAAGAGGAGCGGCAGGTTGGAGAACACCACCCCACCCGCGGAGGCCATCACGTTGGCCAGCTTGCTCCACCCGGGCCCCGCCAGGAACGGGGCCATCTCCAACACCGTAGGGCTCTTGAGGCTGAAACCGATGGCCAACAGGAAACCCGCCGCGGGCAGTATGGCCACCGGCAACATAAGTGCCTGCCCTATCCGCTGAAGCTTACTGAACGAATCCTTCAACACGCTTCATCCCCCCTGGATGAATAGGATAAGAAAAAAGGGCATGAGCGAAACGGCGCCCTTGGCGCCGCCCCGCTCATGCCCGCAAGACCGGTAACACGCGAAGCAAATGCCTTGTATGTTAGTTTATCTTCGGTTACTTATCTCGCTGTTTGGAATTATACAGCCTATGGATGTGGATGGTCAAGTATACCACCTCCGCGGGAGGTATGGGCCTGTCCAGGGCGTTCCTCATGTACAGGCACAGCTTAAGGGCTATGCCGTAGGGGACCGGGTTCTCCCTCTTCATGGTCTCCTCCAGAGTGGAGATGGGATCACCCTCCAGATCCCCCTCGATCCCCCCCTCCACCCGGTCGATGGAGAAGCTGAGATGCCTTATGAACCGCATGTAGTGGGGACTCAGCCGGTCCAGCCTGAACCCCAGGGACTCCTCGGTGATGGCCACCAGCTCGGATATGACCCGGTTCTTCCAGGCCACCCGCCCAAGGTCCTCTCCCCCCATGGCGCTGTGAACGTGCAGCGCGACGAAGGCCGCCTCGTCATCGGGCATGTCCAGGTGGACCTCCTCGGAAAGCCACCTAAGCATGGCCTGGGAGGCGGCGTGCTCCTTGGGGTACATGGCCGCCACCTCCCGGGCGAAGGGGTTCCGCACCGCTATCCCCTCCCGGAGACGCTTCACCGCGAAGAACAGGTGGTCCGTTAGGCTCGCATGGATCCGCTCCCCCAGAGGCACCCCCAGGTGATCCTCCATTATGGCTATCCCCTGGGCCACCAGGGCGGCGAAGGAGCCGTCGATCTCCGCCAGCACCTTGGCGTAGCGGAGCCGCTCCTTGGGATCCTTGAGTACGAACACCTTCTCCGCCCACGACTCCTCCACCGGATCCCCAACCTTGCGGCCGAAACCTATCCCCCGGCCCACCAGGACAGTCTCCCATCCGGAGGCGTGAGAGGCTATAACCACGTTGTTGTTGAGGACCTTGCTCACCCTAAGCATGACGAGCCCCCTTCATGAAGGGTAGATGATCTCAGCCCCTTATCATATACCCAATATTAACTTGGCGGTATTGAAGTATATGATGAGTCCCGTTATGTCCACCACGGTGGTGAGCGCCGGGCTGGCAACCACCGCCGGGTCCTGGCCGAACCTGTGGGCCAGCATGGGCAACACCGCCCCCACCAGAGTGGCGGAGACCACCTGGATGGACAGGGCCAGGGCTATGGCGATGGCTATGGCCCCAAGGGAGAAACCATCAGGGATGCTGGCATCCTGGGATAGGAACATCACCTTGCCCCAGGAGATGAGCCCCAGCACCACCGCCAGCATCAGGGACACCTTGAACTCCTTGAACAGCACTTTGAAGATGTCCTCGTAGGAGATCTCCCCCAGGGCCAGGGCCCGGACAACCACCGTGGCCGCCTGACTGCCCGTGTTGCCCCCCGTGTCCGCCACCATGGGCATGTAGAGGGCCAGGATCATGAGGCTCATCAGGGTGGACTCGAAAGAGTGGATTATCATGCCGGACACGAAGCCCAGGGCCGCCAGGGCCACTATCCAGGTGGCCCGGTTCTTGAAGTGGACCCAGGCGGGGGTCTTAAGGTACGGCGTGTCCCCGTGGGCTCCGCCTATGGCCATCAGCTTCTCGATGTCCTCGGTCTGCTCCTGGGTTATTATGTCGATGGCGTCATCGTGGGTTATTATCCCCACCATCACGTCCTCCTCATTCAACACCGGCAGGGCTATTAGGTCGTACTTCTGGATCTTCCGGGCCGCCTCCTCCTGGTCGTCGCTCACTCGGACGAAGATGGGATCCCTCTTCATGAAAGACGATACCTTGGCGTCCCGGGGGGCCAGGATCAGCTCCCTCAGGGAAACGAAGCCCAAGAGCCGGTGCTGGTCATCCACCACGTAGGTGTAGTAGATGGTCTCGCTGTCCGGGGCTATCTCCCTCAGGTGCTCTATGGCCTCCGCGGCGGTCATGTCAGGGGATATGGTGGCGTAGTCGGAGGTCATGACCGCCCCTGCGGTGCCCTCCTCGTAGGAGCAGAGCCTCCGTATGTCCTCCCTCTCCGCCTGGGCCAGGGCGGGAAGCAAGGCCTCCCGATAGTCCTCCGGCAACGCCTTGAAGAGGTCCGCCCGGTCGTCGGGGGACATCTCCAGCAGGAGAGCCACCTTCTCGTCCCTGGATAGCTCCTGGAAGACCTTCAGCTGAAGGTCCTCGTCCAGGTGGCTCAGTATCTCCGCCTGGCGGGACGGGTCCAGGCTCTTGAGTATGCCTATGGCCTCCGGCTGGGGAAGGTCCGCCAGATACTCCGCCACCGCGGCGGGGTGGGCCTCCCTTATGACCGAGAGGAACTGGGCGGGGTTCTCGAAGAGAAAAGCGGCTATGTCGTCGTACTTGTCGAGGGTCTTGGCCTCCGCTACCCTCATTGGATACACCTCCCTTTCCCCCAAGGCTCACGCCCCGGGGCGGGAGGCGCACAGCAAGCTAGACGCCGCTACCTCCTGATTCGCAACCGGGACGGACCTCGGGATATGAATTACCAGATGAACTTGAAGAATGACCTGTGGAGCCGCATTTTAACGGCACGTTACTACTGGGGTCATCCATACCCTCGGCTACCTCCCTTCCGCGATTTAAAATAGATGGGTACGCCTCCGTGGGAAGCGTTTAGTTATAGCATGAAGACGGAACGGCTGTCCACAGCGCGGAACCCGAAAAAGGAGGAGGGGTGATCCCCCTCCTCCCGGTGGCAAACCCGCAGAGCACCCAGCGCCCAGGCACCTGCCCCCGCCTCATGGCACCAGGTCGTAGGTGAGCGAGCCTGTCGCCCCCGGATGCCCTCCTACCACGAACCGGTACTGACCCGGCGGCAACTGAAACAGCGGGTTACCCTGGGCGTCGGTCATGTACCTTCCCAGGTTAACCGAGTAGATGTTACTGGGCCCCCAGCTTCTCACTGTGGTAGCCGGTGGCGGGGTTGTCATGGACAAACCGAACCACCGTGGCGGTCTGTCCCTGGGGAACCGTGAACTCCCCGGGCACCAGCACCGCCTGGATCGAGCCGCTGCCGCTGGTCACCGACGCATAGACCGTGTGCCGGCTGGCCCCCGACGCCGCCGATGGGATCAGCGCCAGGACCAGCATCATCAAAATGATCCACCTGTGGTTTCTCATCCCAGGACCTCCTCCCCGTGAACCTAGAGCTTCCCCCAAAGCCGGTACTCGAAGGAGAAGCCCGCCTCCTCCGCCGCCCTCCTGACCGCCTCCCTCACCCGCTTGAAATCGAAGGAGTACTGATACTTCTCCCCGAAGAGCCTGGACTGCTCCTCCATGACACCCTCCAGGCCGTCGGCGGATGAGGAGGTCTTCCAGCCCTTGAAGCCCGTCCCGACGCTCTCATCCACCCCGCCGGCCCCCAGTCCGGACTTCCGCTCCTCCAGCTTCTCCGTGAAGGTCACCAAGCCCTTGGCGCCGTCCACCTTGAAGCGGGCGTAGTAGGTCAGCTTCTGCTTGGAGAGGAAGGCCTTCCTCTCGGCTATAACCGCCTCCAGACAGAAAACGTCCCCCTTGGGCTCGAACCGGCCCGGCAGGCCCTCTATGAACCCGTTGACTCTCTCTAAAATGTCCATTGCATCCTCCCCCATCTGGACATCTCTCACCGGTGGGCCTGGGCCTTGATGTTGCTCAGGTTGAGCAGATGTACATCCGCACCTCCGTGGGGGATCACCCAGGCTATGCCGGAACTGGAGCTGCTCACGTTGAGCACCAGGAAATTGATCCCCGGACCATCCACCTGGAAAGATATGTTGTTCCCAGGCACCACGTATTCCGGGGCGCTCAGCATCTTCACCCGACAGGCCATCCCATTGGGATACGATGGATGGGGCAGAACAAGGTTACCGTAGTAGCTGGGCGGGTTCGTGCCCGTGCCGGTAAGCGTCAGAACGCCCTTGCCCTGAGGGTACTCCAGGATCCACGGCCCCGCCAGATCCACCACCTGGGCGGACGCCACCCCCCAAAGGGATACCATAAGCAACGCCGCCAAAACACCCCTAACAGATCTCATGAGGCACCACCCCTCTCCTGCGGGCCCCCACTGCGCTCCGCTACAGTGCGATAATATCACGTTAGCGTCGTCTAGCAAAGGTCCGCCGGCGCAAGGGGACATGCAAGGGGGGTCCGAAGAATCGGACCCCCCTTGCGGTTTAGGATCTCATGGGCTCCAAGCCGCCGTGCCCCTGCCTCTAGCCGGTGAAGCCACCCACCAGGGCCCCCATCCAGAGGGACAGGATCCCCGCCCCGTTCTGGATCAGCACGTTCAGGACCGCGTAGAAGGGGTTGGACTGGCGAAGCATGTTCACCGTCTCAAGGGCGAAGCTGGAGAAGGTGGTGAACCCCCCAAGGAAGCCAACCATGAGGGCCAGGCGTATGTGGTGATCCACCTCCCGATAGGAGAGCAGGGTCCACACGAAGCCCGCCAGAAAGCAACCCACTATGTTGACCACCACGGTGCCCACCGGGAAACCTACTCCATTCACCCGCTGCTGGACCCCGGTGGACATGAGGTACCGGGCCAACGCCCCGGCGCCTCCCCCCAGGGCAACGTAAAGAGCCTCCATTGGAGCACCCCCGCTTGAGTTGCATGTCAAAAATCGAGGCGATCCCTTCGATCGCAATCAGATTTTACCACAATTTCTACGATAGTACATATCATATATGGGACCGGGCTATCAAGCGCTCCCAGAACCTCGGATCCCCCGGGAGATCGCCGCGTAGAGGGCCCCGGTTCCAAGGATCCCCCCGATGGTCACCATATGGTTTGGTACCAGGCAGGCTAGACCCAGGACCAGGAAGAGCCCTCTCTCCAGGGGGATCAGGGTCCTTTGGCAGTAGCCCATAATCCCGAAGCCGATGGCGAACACGGCGGCCACGCAGGAGAGGATCCCCCAGACGTTCTGGGCCCAGGTGCCCTGAAGAAGGATCCCCTGGTCATAACAGAAGGCGAAGGGGGTGACGAAGGCCAGTGCCCCCAGAATGGAGGCGGTGAAGCCGGTCCTGTTCGGATCCGATCCGGCGATGGAGCTGGCCGCGTAGGCCGCCAAGGCCACCGGGGGGGTTATGTTGGATATGATGGCGTAGTAGAAGACGAACATGTGGGCCGCCATGAGGGGGTAGCCCAGGTTGGATAGGATCGGGACCCCCAGGGCGGATGCCAGGATGTAGGCTCCGGTGGTGGGGAGCCCCATACCGAGCACCAGCGACACCAGCATGACCAGCACCAGGGCCAAAAGGGGTACCCCGCTGGCGAAGGAGAGGACAAAGCTGACCAGCTTCTGGCCTATGCCGGTGAGCGACACGGAGCTTAAGGCCACCCCGGCGGAGGCGCAGGCCACGCAGACCAGGGTTATGTTCTTTATCCCGTCGTGAATCGCATCCAGGGTCCTTCTCAGCCCCATACGGGTTTCCCGCTTGGGGAGGGACACCAGCCAGGAGAGCAGGGCTCCCATCATGGCGGAGTACATGGGAGACCGTCCGGACATAAGTAGGTAGACCAGCACCGCTATGGGTATGAAGAGGTAGATGCCCCTTAGCACCCGTTTCCTATCGGGCAGCTCCTCCGGAGGAAGTCCCTTCATTCCCCTCTTCTGGGCCTCCAGGCGGACCATTAGGAACACCGCCCCGTAGTATATGAGGGCGGGCACTATGGCGGCCACCATCACCTCCGCGAATGGCACCCCCAGGAACGAGGCCATCAGGAAGGCCCCGGCCCCCATGACCGGCGGCATTATCTGTCCCCCGGTGGAGGCCACCGCCTCCACCGCCCCGGCGAAGTGGGGCTCGTACCCTATACGCTTCATCATCGGGATGGTGAAGGTGCCGGTGCCGTAGACGTTGGCCACCGCAGATCCGGATATGGAGCCGAAGAGGCAGGAGCTCATGACCGCTATGTTGGCGGGGCCACCGGGGGCAGTTCCGGTGAAAGCCTGGGCCACCTCCATGAAGTAGGGGCCGGTGCCGCACTTCTCCAGGAAGCCGCCGAATATCAGAAAGGCGGCCACCACCGTGGCGGAAACCCCAAGGGGCATGGAGAAGATCCCCTCGTCGGTGAGGTACAGTTGCTCCACCACCTCGCTCAGCGGGAACGACAGCCCCCTCATGATGCCTGGCATCTTGTCCCCCAGCAGCATGTAGGCGGCGAAGACGCAGGATATCACCATGAGGGGCAGCCCCACCACCCGCCGGGTGGCCTCCATGAGAAGCACAAAGAGAAGGATCCCAAGGACCAGCTGGACCTGGGTCACCGGGTCCACCTGGATTATCCTTGAGGTTATCTCCTCGTAGTTGAACG from Thermanaerovibrio acidaminovorans DSM 6589 includes:
- the arcD gene encoding arginine-ornithine antiporter: MSDKKLGLFSLVALVIGSMIGAGVFSLPSDIARSAGPGAIALGWLITGIGMIALALTYQALANRKPELDGGIYSYAKAGFGDFIGFNSAWGYWLSAWLGNVAFLVLLFEAIAYFFPVFENKTMAVLGASVILWGIHFLVLRGVRDAAIVNLITTVGKLVPIIFFAIVAVISFKADIFNADFWGTGGGFDMAKVMEQVRSTMMVTLWVFIGVEGAVVLSGRAERKSDVGKATVLGLVATLALYVIISLASLGVMPKDELTKLANPTTAYILKSVVGNWGATLINLGLIISLSGATLGWTLLAAEIPYVAAKDKVLPSFFAKENENKAPVNSLWITNGLIQLFLIITLFSESTYQALYTIASAAILVPYLFSALYQLKLSSTGEGYASGESKAFELFISAVASVYALWLIYAAGLEYLLMCAILYAPGAIFYWKAKREAGAKAFGPIETVLLMGLMAAAVTAIYLMSKGVISPL
- the ptsG gene encoding glucose-specific PTS transporter subunit IIBC codes for the protein MLKDSFSKLQRIGQALMLPVAILPAAGFLLAIGFSLKSPTVLEMAPFLAGPGWSKLANVMASAGGVVFSNLPLLFAVGVAVGLTGLSGVAALASIVCFLVMNSTMSAIGDFTVDMVLKGNNPAYALVMGIPTLQTGVFGGILCGLVGAWCYDRFYKIELPQFLGFFAGKRFVPIASAFAGFLLGIVMFFLWPFAQRGLNGFSGAIMGSAMPLAVFMFGMIKRLLIPFGLHHIFYAPFWFEFGEYTNLAGQVIRGDINIFFAQLKDGVPLTAGFFLGGEFPIMMFGLPAAALAIYQNAKPENRKLVGGLLASAALTSFLTGITEPIEFSFLFASPLLYFIHAALDGLSFLILYILKIHLGYTFSGGAIDFALFGILPGKERWYVAVLVGLCFAVAYYAIFTFFIRFFDLKTPGREDVQESNGVSSSRSNTELAGKVLEALGGAGNLDKLDACITRLRISVRDPKMVDKEALKALGATGVMQVDRNFQAIFGTASEAIKEEILHLVGSPKRQTVSVASPMAGKLVDLSQVPDKTFSERMVGDGFAVVPQDGKVLSPVDGKVTLIFPTKHALGIVSDQGVEVLVHVGIDTVKLNGEGFVAHVSQGDRVKKGQLILEADLNVIGQKAPSVITPVIFTNLKEGGSVRIAKEKVNAGEDAVEVTL
- a CDS encoding PRD domain-containing protein, yielding MLRVSKVLNNNVVIASHASGWETVLVGRGIGFGRKVGDPVEESWAEKVFVLKDPKERLRYAKVLAEIDGSFAALVAQGIAIMEDHLGVPLGERIHASLTDHLFFAVKRLREGIAVRNPFAREVAAMYPKEHAASQAMLRWLSEEVHLDMPDDEAAFVALHVHSAMGGEDLGRVAWKNRVISELVAITEESLGFRLDRLSPHYMRFIRHLSFSIDRVEGGIEGDLEGDPISTLEETMKRENPVPYGIALKLCLYMRNALDRPIPPAEVVYLTIHIHRLYNSKQRDK
- the mgtE gene encoding magnesium transporter; amino-acid sequence: MRVAEAKTLDKYDDIAAFLFENPAQFLSVIREAHPAAVAEYLADLPQPEAIGILKSLDPSRQAEILSHLDEDLQLKVFQELSRDEKVALLLEMSPDDRADLFKALPEDYREALLPALAQAEREDIRRLCSYEEGTAGAVMTSDYATISPDMTAAEAIEHLREIAPDSETIYYTYVVDDQHRLLGFVSLRELILAPRDAKVSSFMKRDPIFVRVSDDQEEAARKIQKYDLIALPVLNEEDVMVGIITHDDAIDIITQEQTEDIEKLMAIGGAHGDTPYLKTPAWVHFKNRATWIVALAALGFVSGMIIHSFESTLMSLMILALYMPMVADTGGNTGSQAATVVVRALALGEISYEDIFKVLFKEFKVSLMLAVVLGLISWGKVMFLSQDASIPDGFSLGAIAIAIALALSIQVVSATLVGAVLPMLAHRFGQDPAVVASPALTTVVDITGLIIYFNTAKLILGI
- a CDS encoding ribonucleoside-triphosphate reductase, encoding MDILERVNGFIEGLPGRFEPKGDVFCLEAVIAERKAFLSKQKLTYYARFKVDGAKGLVTFTEKLEERKSGLGAGGVDESVGTGFKGWKTSSSADGLEGVMEEQSRLFGEKYQYSFDFKRVREAVRRAAEEAGFSFEYRLWGKL
- the crcB gene encoding fluoride efflux transporter CrcB, producing MEALYVALGGGAGALARYLMSTGVQQRVNGVGFPVGTVVVNIVGCFLAGFVWTLLSYREVDHHIRLALMVGFLGGFTTFSSFALETVNMLRQSNPFYAVLNVLIQNGAGILSLWMGALVGGFTG
- a CDS encoding TRAP transporter permease, which encodes MRRLDGLIGKFMYLYVLGLGLFHVYTSVFGAFEAYLQRNLHLAMVMPLAFVFYPMGRRSPMDRVPLYDWILAGLSTLPGLYVAFNYEEITSRIIQVDPVTQVQLVLGILLFVLLMEATRRVVGLPLMVISCVFAAYMLLGDKMPGIMRGLSFPLSEVVEQLYLTDEGIFSMPLGVSATVVAAFLIFGGFLEKCGTGPYFMEVAQAFTGTAPGGPANIAVMSSCLFGSISGSAVANVYGTGTFTIPMMKRIGYEPHFAGAVEAVASTGGQIMPPVMGAGAFLMASFLGVPFAEVMVAAIVPALIYYGAVFLMVRLEAQKRGMKGLPPEELPDRKRVLRGIYLFIPIAVLVYLLMSGRSPMYSAMMGALLSWLVSLPKRETRMGLRRTLDAIHDGIKNITLVCVACASAGVALSSVSLTGIGQKLVSFVLSFASGVPLLALVLVMLVSLVLGMGLPTTGAYILASALGVPILSNLGYPLMAAHMFVFYYAIISNITPPVALAAYAASSIAGSDPNRTGFTASILGALAFVTPFAFCYDQGILLQGTWAQNVWGILSCVAAVFAIGFGIMGYCQRTLIPLERGLFLVLGLACLVPNHMVTIGGILGTGALYAAISRGIRGSGSA